aatggtaacctggcttagaaacctcgcagttaataactgtggaagtgcttaatgaacactaagctgcgaggcggctctgtcccagtgaggggatgtaatgccaataagaagaagaagaagaaggtcgtgtgatatgtgccatcacaaatattgccctccgctcgctttcaaatcgacttctataaaaacattcttcatgcctgccgtatcctaacggaactatcaattctatactttcgcctctaattctatcatgaacatgtacgtctaagtttggaagatgatattagcatttccatatcattaacaaatataattaaaaactttcagcaagagataactctcgaacaacattcgaaagctataaaggtgacgagtgtttttcgttcgacttgagtcgtttttcagtgtgctatcgagtagccgtaatgccaaaacatctcgttattcttgtacctcctcgagcaaactcgaacgatgagtcgttttcgagatcgattcgaaacccgtaatgccaaacatgttcgactcgatagaattacgttcgaatcgagatgcacaatgccaccccaggtcacgcctcaacgtcaacaaaatgaAGCGAAGGGGCAGATATTCTAATTTTCAGATGAAgtttattttacattattctgtttTAAATCTTCCGAAGTAGGTATTGTTGTTcaataatttgattattttcgaatcattcaaagtctttctgattattttgaaatcatccactgtaaaaaacgACGGCatgaaacaaataatttataataaatcaactgaacaaaattgagtttaaggcagtttcaaaccgagcgaaaatttggtcggattaTAGGCTAGATCTAAGGTCCGCACGTACTTTAAGGCTTGTTCACACATCAGGAACTTGTCTGCTAAATCTCGCTAATTGGACGAGATTTATGGGATGTTatgaaaattagaaattcggctcgatttaaaatacaatccggcggaAATCTTCGAGAGTCCGGGGCTACTTTAAACGTAATTGAAcgtcaatttcgatcaaatcaaatgaattgattagattagtactttgactattttttgttattttcaaatgttcagtattgaaaagtttttgatattggtcaataACAAAACCTTAATGCATGTGTAAGggtagattaaaataaaattccaaaattcccaTTTGTTTTATATTCCTTCGTGTTTTTTGCCTGATTCccattgaagagtgaaatatttgtagtatttttccacaactaacttagAATACAAAGTTATGGTGGTGAATAATTCTCTCTaatatatttctaatttcttacaagaaaaatgaaaattaagcccaaaattttgcaatttccacagctcttgaattttgatttatttatttatcatcagactaaggccggagtggcctgtgctgcacataaaagacttctccattcagctcggttcatggctgcacttcgccaaacacgcagtctgcggagggtccgcaagtcgtcctccacctgatcgatccaccttgcccgctgtgcacctcgccttcttgttcccgtcggatcgttgtcgagaaccattttcaccggattactgtccgacattctggctacgtgcccggcccaccgcagtcttctgattttcgcggtgtgaacgatgaatggttctcccaacactttcctttcgaaaactcccagtgcgcgttggtcctccacgagcatcgtccaggtctcgtgtccgtagagaactaccggtcttataagcgttttgtagatagtcagtttggtacggcggcgaactctattcgatcgaagcgtcttgcggagtccaaagtacgtacgatttccagccactatgcgtctccgaatttctctgctggtatcgttatcggcggtcaccagtgagtccaagtacacgaattcttcaaccacctcgatttcgtcaccaccgacagaaactcgtggtgggtggctcacattgacctctcttgagcctcttcctatcatgtacttcgtcttcgacgtgttgatgactagtccaatccgtttagcttcgcttttcagtctgatgtaggcttcctccatcctctcaaagttacatgccatgatatcaatgtcgtcggcgaaaccaaataactggacggacttcgtgaaaatcgtaccactcgtgtcaatccctgcccttcgtattactccctccaaagcgatgttgaatagcagacacgaaagaccatcaccttgccgtaaccctctacgggtttcgaagggactcgagaatgcccctgaaactcgaactacgcacatcacccgatccatcgtcgccttgatcaaccgtatcagtttatccggaaatccgttttcgtgcattagctgccatagcttgtcccgatcgattgtatcatatgcggctttgaagtcgataaatagatgatgtgtgggcacgttgtattcgcggcatttctgcaatacctgacgtatggcgaacacctggtctgtggtagagcgttcacccataaatcccgcctggtactgccccacgaactctcttgcaattggtgttagtcgacggcataaaatttgggagagtaccttgtaggcggcgttcagcaatgtagtAGTTGTAGTTGCTACAGtagcggtagttgctacaatccagcttatcgccctttttgtagatgggacacacgacaccttccatccactcctgcggcagaacctcatcctcccaaaccttggtaatcacccaatgcagcgctctagccagtgcttcaccaccgtgtttaaaaaactcttgaattttatcacaaggttttttgacatgtcctgTTTTCCAAACGCGTTTGTCCCATTTTTTCAccgatctggtcagcctaattAAGGAGTATTTTTTCATACTAAATGTCTGCTACTTTAATCGGCTATTAAACAATGTTTTCAAATCATTTtccagtgaaaaaaatatttttcttgaaattcaaTATGTATTTTTTCGTGCTCTACAGATATTGGATCTATATTTTcagtttgaaattttggtccCTTGGCGTAGAAGTGCGTGGATTGTGTCTAATAGTGTCTTCGCTGCTACTCGTCATTTACTTACGACGTGTaaccaaattgacctctctcgTCATTTGTTTTATTGGCTCAATCGATTCTTACACGTTTGTAAAGTGAACTTTTCCAATGAACTTAGATTTTTAAGACACCtggaactattgaaaacaatttggtgcGCATTATGTAATTTACCCCACATCAATTTTGCATCGTAGAAAATGCACCACAGTCGGTCCTCCCCACCCGATTAGCACGGTCGCATTTCAAATTAACCGTTGAACACGTGAACGATGAAATGggaagtgttacgtctgtttctctgtgctacactcaaaataattgtcactttaattccactataaaaagtcatgtagactttaaaaatcgaaactttCATCGGCCTCACTGGAATCGAATAAAACTTAATCAAATCACAAGTGCATCTTAATAAGAATAagtggaattcattagaaaacatagaaaataatatctatatactcttgtagtgaattctactcaaaatgaatgtatgaaaatatatgagtggggttctcagagcgaattgtatgtttattaacaatcgcttatgaaacattttgcagaagGATCATGAgaacaatttgcaaaaaaaaatatgtttgagtgTGAATTGATTTTGTCCTTTTTGTCCTCGTCCTCGGATATCAACTACAGGAATATTATGGGAAaaaattatcgaagtttcacttaaaatttaagtacatggtcaaacgaaaattcacttaaattttattttagtttcTAGTGAATTAAGAATAATGAGTGCCATGACTAATGAATCATTCAACTTTTACATccgaaactacatggaaaatatctgcatatgttttcaagtagcttctaagtgaaaattattttgagtgtatcaCAAATCTTCGGGTCTCCTGCACTGAACCAAAACCTCATCCTACCAGCGACTGGTTCTTGCTTTGTTCGGGCCCTTTAACGAAAATCATTCGTGCTTCGGATAAtcgtcatttgatttctttgccGCTGCTTGAAGTGCATGAATGGCAATCATCTCGTTTCCGTCTGATGCAGTTTATGGTTGCCAGATAAAAATCATATGAATAGTAAATGAAAACGAAATGTttgttgtattattttaatccaAATAGAAAGTAATTTGTGATTCAGCATACATAATTTCGCGAAtaaaagaaaattgaagaaaatctgAGACAAGGAAAAGATAGTTCAGCATTGAGTCAATTTATTTGGAATCAAGTACacaataacaaatattctcCAAAATTCATGTTTGGCATCCGGTAAACGGTAAAACGAAGCCGCAGCAAAATTCTCTGCAAAGTGTCCTCTTTATAATAGTTTCTAAAGCTGGTCTTCAGGATCAGCGCTGAATTCTGGGCATGAACAGCATAATAGCTTATGATATTAGCGTAGTTGGGGGCGTGATGAACAGTGAACTGTAAATTATAACGGTTTCGAATttagtttttcattgaaaaaaaaaaaaaatgtcacagcTTACCTTATGATGAAACAGAAGCGATACATCGAAGAGAGCATATTTCAAATCTTTTCAAAACGATAATCGAGTTGATTTCTGGAAAACAGTTGTGAATGTTCGCCTTTATTTTCCTTTGTAGAACGCGCTACGTTTTTCTCTAAATGAGATAGTCAAACAAATTGCAAATCAAGCGTTTGCAAATCACAGAATATCAATcgtgaacaaaacaaaaattaatttaaaaaaaaaaccgtccGAGCAAGCGTCTTAATTTCACAAATGATGAATGTCGTAATAGGGCCCTACTGACATACATTTCCTTCATTTTCAAGATGATAATCTCTTGATGCAGAACGATACATATAGTGGTTGCATATGTatattaaaatcaaaacatttgtcATCCGAAAAGAAGATGATTTACATTTCGTTACATGATGATTGATTATACAGTAACATGCAACATACGAAAGCTGTACGACGCGGTACAAACGCACGGAGGATGACAAATTCTTTGTTTCAAGGATGAGGTTTGGGTTCAGTGTGGTACAGCGTTTCATCGTCCCAGTGGGAAAGCTGACTGAAGCCCACTGCCAGCCGGTTGTGCTCCTCAACTGTCATGGTCAATCCTAATCCTTAAATCCTGGAATCGTTACAATATATAGTTCTGGTTCAGTGTATTACTATTGATCTCCCCGCATCCTATTtgattgttaaatagcattgtgcTACATCAGAACAGTGAACACGAAAGCTACGATTTTTTCCAAGATCTACTTACCTAAGGGACCGAATCATGATGTGGATATTTACAGGAATAAAACATAAATGAGCGATGTGTTAAACTTCGGGATTTAGGTTCAACGCGGTATTGAACTTCTCATTGTTGATGAGCAATTCAgacaaaatttgataattttatattgccgatttcacgaatttgaaaagttatgtgTAGACTGTGaattgcccgcttctttttctcacactcactctcatttcgggttgatagatttttgttactgaaacttactcaattataacccattactcgttagtcacatgtaagcgtgtataCTGAATCgatcccgccatgatttgacgtctatttgttttcagattgagaaCTCACACACAAACattatagcatagcatagcatagcatagcatatgtgattgtacaaatcgtgggtggctatacaatgctcaattcaagctccatccggaataagggcgaatgtcgcaagagaagacTCTCCCCGTCGACCCCCTCTCCcttaaacaaaacaaaagtgacaagcagtagATCTCTCTCtggtttatcacttcagaacgaaagaaaacaatgcgaacttgcattctgaggtgataaactgcaaagaaactccctgcctgtcactttcattcaaatgaggggaagtcgacgaagagaaccctctcccgcgacacccgcccccttaccagacagagcttgaattgagcaatctactgtatattgtcgcaaattagtacttgggattagtaccttttcctatacagtagcagttgtatacctggccacgtccttacaatcaggAAGTaccggaaggaagggaaggaatgttagttcaacatctactagtgaagatgcagggaacccatactaccttcatagatgtctcgggaaggaaaatttgtgttagtgggaaaggtaaataatagggagctctattcgacaatatagagcgtttgtcaataacagtatatgctgtaaaagtaataaaatatattcatcaatttacttacgaaccgtcctaagggaaaaacaaaacaaaacacaaaatttcggcaaatcgcgcgatcgttctgccgtccgaaacaagatccaacacgcactgaactaattaactttattaccggccgcgcaatgcaaaacacgaaatttcggcaaatcgcgcggtcgttctgccgtccgaaacaagagccaacacgcactgaactaattaactttattaccggccgcgcaatgcaaaacacgaaatttcggcaaatcgcgcgatcgttctgccgtccgaaacaagagccaacacgcactgaacagAACTCACACACAAacattatacacggaaaataaaacttttatgagtgtattgagtgtgagaaaaagatgactgtgagaaaaaaaatctcgcaaatcTCTTACACGctcattttgattttactcACCGGTGAGTAGTTTTGTAtcgccgtctctttttttcccacagaaattttactcactttttgaaaaaaagtggaactactcaaattttgagtggtTCCACTTTATTTcaaaagtgagtaaaatttctgtgggaaaaaaagagacggcaatacaaaactactcactattgagtagaaaaaaatgagcgtgtataaagtgcaaaaagcacAATAAAAAATGGGCATTTTTTTGAATTGTTGTATCACACAAATAAATGAATTCAGgtaattttttttgtgtgttctCAAAGCCGGCCGgtaatttggcaaaaaaaaaccgtTAAATGTTAGCGGAACGGGTATTGTGGCCTAAATGTCGAACCgcccaaatgatattttcgaccAGATGGCTTTTTCGGCTAAACTATCAtttttgccaaacgaccatttcaccCAAATGCTATGTAAGGGTAAACGACTTTTCGACTAAATTACCAGTTTATCCTGTTTTGGCCAGATGGGATGActtgttcgaccaaatgtaatATTCGGGCAGGCAACTTTTGGCCTTGTGGCCTTTGTCAAAACGGCCTCTtcgtcatttggtcgaaaataatttggcagaaagccatttgtttGTCAATTGGCCGAGTAACatggccaaaagtcatttaactgATATTAGCTTTTGGCGGAAACGATTATTCGgacgaaaatggtttgaccaagcatgtaatttgaccgaaagcggCATATGACCGAACTGGAAGTTTGGCCCTCACCAAAATTTATATGTTGATAGTTTTGGTCATTCCTGCATGTGCTTTGGTCACTCCTATTGCGCAattataagacaaataaaaagaGGATTGGATTATCACTCAAGTACctagaaaataaattattaaaattttagaGAGTGTTTCTCAAAAGTAAAAACTTGTAGCGAgagtttgaaaatttccacttttTTAAACGAAATAATCGTAATTTGTAGTTATAATTTTATCTGAAACATCTCTTAAATGCATTTCTTCCGCTTTTCATTGTAGTCACGCTCTGCATGCTGTACATCGGAACCACTTTGGCGACAATCTACGTTCTGAGCTGCCTGGGATTGCTCATCGGAACACTTCGCAATCGGCACGAATTTTTCATCCCCTGGATGGTGGTGGACTTTTTCGGAACGTTGATCTCGGCGTCCGTAATGATTGCCGTTGGCTACAACAAGGTGACCTGCTACGCCATCGGACAGTGGCAGTATTGTGAGTTTATTTGCGTGAATATCTTTGAATGTCTTCCTTAATCGGAATGTTGTCTAATTTCAGGGGGCTTCTGCGTTGTTATGACGGCATTCAACATCGTTATCTGGATGGTGGTGCGGATGTTCTACAAGAATCTGTTGCACATGACGAAGTTGCGCGAGGTGGCCGTAGTGGCCATTCCGTGCCCGTCGCCTGGATCTAAGCAAATCCCGTATCACTTCCGCAAGGAGAATATGCACCTGAGCGATGGTGGGCTGAAGCACATTTTGTTTGACTCGAATGAGGCAAATTATTTGGTTTAAAACAAGAATGAAACATGGAAATGGATCAGAGGAGGTTAATGTGTTGGACCCATGGTTAACATACGATAAAGAGTGGGAAGTTTTGTGAtaatatttggatttggatctcGTGGAATCATTGGGAATTTTGTGATTATGAGTGAAAATAATAATGCGCAGCATAAAGCAAAACTTCGAAACTATTAGAGGTTTTATGAAACTTCATTAATTGTGCTAtaacaatataaacaatgcaGATTAAATCACAACATAATTGACTtcttgaaaaattctttgaaacttatttaacttatttttttaattagaatTATATCACAGTCGTTAACGTTTCGCAATACGTAATCTTTTGACATCCAAAAGGATATAAAACTCGTGAATACATAAAACACGATTCCACCGCCAAACAAAATTACGAGAAATGACACCACCAATGATTTACAAGGCGGCACAAATATCTAGCTATAACATTGAACGATTTGCTCGAATTCTTTGATAGGATGAGCCTAGATGTGTGGATATTGTATATATGGGGCACAATTTCTCCAGGTAATATCAAGGCGATATGCAATACTTAGGGTCACGGGAGgtaatgttggtctagaattgatAACTAAGCCGTAATGCATTATTTTGTAGAGAGATATTTGTAACTGCCTCTTTATAAAAGTGTATTAAGTATATTTTAATTACAATATGCCagattcatgcacttcttcaactgataagggaagatccattaattacgtaacgcaaaaattgagcaTTTTCAACCCTCCCTACTCCctgtgtcacactttttgtatggaacatcttaaaattttgtatgaatcgtcacacttcgctcacccccctctaagcgttacgtaatttatgtaTGCTCCCTAAGCGCAATAAACTTGCGAGAAAACTTACTTTGTctcggttttttagcagccattCAAGCAAACCTGCTgtgcaagagttttttttttatctgctCAATAAAGTGGTTTTCTAAATGGACTTGGGGGAGATGCGGTCAAAAGCGTGATTTCCTACGAAAACATGTATTTTCGAAGTGTTTATAAATAATCTAACATATCAGTCATTATATGGACCAAAatgcacggcaaatgctgggtaaagcgtaccattggtacttcgcgtacctgaaggaataaaatagaccccatctcgcggtccttagcctcttacccagcaactcctatccctacctccccgcggtgctggccgggatacgagcaaccttagggaagatcgggtaaccaaccccggtgggaactatggtcgtatgctgacagggaaggggggatttgctcctctccggaggtgcaaatcttactgagcgtctgttcttcatgtcaggatcggctcacaacagcgtctgttctccatgttaggggcggctgatcatcgtccgagtgccagcgagggactctaagtgaaactgtgcaccatggtccaccgggaataaggaggaatggtcctccggaaatttagggggtttggtgtcaggccctgcaagccagcctttaaaaaacataagcaacgaacaatcaacaagagagtacggaccggaaccatcggcgaagaccactgcgacgaaaagggactagcgattggaaactcggttcgtggaactgcaaatctctcaacttcatcgggagcacacgcatactcgccgatgtgctcaaggaccgtggattcggcatcgtagcgctgcaggaggtttgttggaagggatcaatggtgcgaacgtttagaggtaatcataccatctaccagagctgcggcagcacacacgagctgggaacagctttcatagtgatgggcgatatgcaaaggcgcggtcgggtggtggccgatcaatgaaagaatgtgcaggttgaggatcaaaggccggttcttcaacttcagcataatcaacgtccatagcccacactccggaggcagtgatgatgataaggacgcattctttacgtgcagctggaacgtgagtacgacagctgcccaagccacgacgtcaaaatcatcatgggagatttgaacgcttagGTTggtcaagaggaggagtttagaccgactattgggaagcttaacgctcaccggctgacgaacgaaaacggatttgattttgccgcctccaagaatatggccattcgcagcacctacttctaaCACACCCTTccatatcggtacacctggcGATCACCACTgtagacagaatcacaaatcgaccacgttctgattgatggacggcacttctccgacattatcgacgtcaggacatagcgtggcgctaacatcgactcggaccactatctggtgatggttaaactgcgcccaaaactattcgtcatcaacaatgttcggtaccgacgaccgccgcggtacgacctaaagcgactgaagcaacctgatgtcgccactgcatacgcgcagcatctcgaggcagcgttgccggaagagggtgagctcgatggggcccctcttgaggactgctggagtacagttaaagcagccattaacgacgcagcggagaacaacgtcgggtatatgggtcgaagtcgacggagcgattggttcgacgaagagtgcagacaaattctggaggagaaggacgcagcgcgggcggtcgcgctgcagcaaggtacccggcagaacgtggaacgttatagacggaagcggagacagcagacccgcctttttcaggagaagaaacgccacctggaagaagcggagtgcgaggaaatggaacagctttgccgttctcaagaaacacgcaagttctaccagaagctgaacgcatcccgcaaaggctttgtgccgcgagccgaaatgtggcgggataaggatgggagcatcttgacggacgaacgtgtggtgatcgaaaggtggaggcagcactacgaggaacatttgaatggcgctaagagtacaggcagtgaaagtcaaggcagcggaggagatgactacgtcagttcagcggacgatggaagccaaccagcccccaccttgagggaagttaaggatgccattcaacagctaaagaccaataaagcagctggtaaggatggtatcggagctgagctcatcaagatgggcccggaaaagctggccacttgcctgcacatactgatagtcagaatctgggaaaccgaacagctaccggaggagtggaaggaagggataccccatctacaagaaaggcgacaagctggggtgtgagaactttcgagcgatcaccatccttaatgctgcctacaaagtgatatcccagatcatcttccgtcgtctgtcaccattagtgaatgagttcgtgggaagttatcaagccggcttcgttgacggccgctcgacaacggaccagatctttactgtacggcaaatccttcaaaaatgccgtgaataccaggtcccaacgcaccatcttgatttcaaagcggcatacgacagtatagaccgcgtagagctatggaaaattatggacgaggacagcttccctgggaagcttaccagactgatcaaagcaacggtggatggtgtgcaaaactgtgtgaagatttcgggcgaacactccagttcgttcgaatcgcgccggggactaagacaaggtgatggactttcgtgcctattgttcaacattgtgctagaaggtgtcatgcggagggtaacagccggggtacgattttcaacagatccagttaatttatttgcttcgcgaatgacatggacattgtcagccgaacatttgcaaatgtGGCAGTACCCTACtctcgcctgaaacgtgaagcaacaaaagttggattggtggtgaatgcgtcaaagacaaagtgcaaatgcttgtgggcgaaaccgagcgcgacagggcccacctgggaatcagtgttacgatagac
The nucleotide sequence above comes from Armigeres subalbatus isolate Guangzhou_Male chromosome 3, GZ_Asu_2, whole genome shotgun sequence. Encoded proteins:
- the LOC134227924 gene encoding uncharacterized protein LOC134227924 — encoded protein: MRLIDKVREVVTVPVSPKYLRISTILIAIYKVLIAHVLLFIMLLGLAHAEEMSAILGADIADQKEREEYVYIPTNAKGETMNQLRFKSAANLASVTLCMLYIGTTLATIYVLSCLGLLIGTLRNRHEFFIPWMVVDFFGTLISASVMIAVGYNKVTCYAIGQWQYWGFCVVMTAFNIVIWMVVRMFYKNLLHMTKLREVAVVAIPCPSPGSKQIPYHFRKENMHLSDGGLKHILFDSNEANYLV